A genome region from Streptomyces xanthophaeus includes the following:
- a CDS encoding phytoene desaturase family protein — MPSILDVVVVGAGPNGLTAAVELARRGFSVAVFEAADTVGGGARTEELTLPGFRHDPCSAVHPLGAGSPVFATMPLKRYGLEWLHAPLPMAHPFDDGTAAVLSRSVAETAASFGPRDAGAYRRLVGPFLGKWDTLARDFMSLPSTALPRDPLTLARFGLAGLPPATWLLSRFRDERARALFAGLVAHVIAPLDGIATSAVGLVFALAAHANGWPMPRGGSQSVSDALAGYLRDLGGTIHTGFEVKRLDDLPPARTYVFDTSPTALARIARLGRAYDGYRYGSSVFKLDYALDGPVPWTAEAPRRAGTVQIGPRARDIDAALQLASGGRAPRVPFLITAQPSLVDPSRAPEGKHVFWAYGHVPANWDGDLTEAVESQLERFAPGFRDLVLARATAGPPQLAARNPNYVGGDIACGAASGLQLLLRPKLSFTPYTTAHPAVFLCSSATPPGPGVHGMSGHNAAKAVWRHLRKGS, encoded by the coding sequence GTGCCGTCGATTCTCGATGTGGTTGTGGTGGGGGCGGGGCCGAACGGGCTGACCGCCGCCGTCGAACTGGCCCGGCGCGGCTTCTCGGTGGCCGTTTTCGAAGCCGCCGACACGGTCGGCGGCGGTGCCCGGACCGAGGAGCTCACCCTTCCCGGCTTCCGGCACGACCCCTGCTCGGCGGTGCACCCGCTGGGGGCCGGCTCGCCGGTCTTCGCCACGATGCCGCTGAAGCGGTACGGGCTGGAGTGGCTGCACGCCCCGCTGCCCATGGCGCACCCCTTCGACGACGGCACGGCCGCGGTCCTGTCCCGCTCGGTCGCGGAGACGGCGGCGTCCTTCGGGCCGCGCGACGCGGGCGCCTACCGGCGTCTGGTCGGGCCGTTCCTCGGGAAATGGGACACCCTTGCGCGGGACTTCATGTCCCTGCCGAGCACCGCGCTGCCCCGGGATCCGCTCACGCTCGCCCGCTTCGGGCTCGCCGGACTGCCGCCCGCCACCTGGCTCCTGAGCCGCTTCCGCGACGAACGGGCACGGGCGCTGTTCGCGGGCCTCGTGGCCCACGTCATCGCACCGCTCGACGGGATCGCCACCAGCGCGGTGGGCCTGGTCTTCGCGCTGGCCGCCCACGCGAACGGCTGGCCGATGCCGCGCGGCGGCTCGCAGTCCGTGTCCGACGCCCTCGCCGGGTACCTGCGCGACCTCGGCGGGACCATCCACACCGGCTTCGAGGTCAAGCGGCTCGACGACCTCCCGCCCGCCCGCACCTACGTCTTCGACACCTCGCCGACCGCGCTGGCCCGCATCGCCCGCCTGGGGCGCGCGTACGACGGATACCGCTACGGCTCCTCCGTGTTCAAGCTCGACTACGCCCTGGACGGGCCGGTCCCGTGGACGGCCGAGGCGCCGCGCCGCGCCGGCACCGTCCAGATCGGCCCGCGCGCCCGGGACATCGACGCCGCCCTGCAGCTCGCCTCCGGCGGCCGGGCCCCGCGCGTGCCCTTCCTCATCACCGCGCAGCCCAGCCTCGTCGACCCGAGCCGGGCACCCGAGGGCAAGCACGTGTTCTGGGCGTACGGACACGTCCCCGCGAACTGGGACGGCGATCTCACCGAGGCCGTCGAATCCCAACTGGAGCGCTTCGCCCCGGGCTTCCGCGACCTGGTGCTCGCCCGTGCCACGGCCGGCCCGCCCCAGCTCGCCGCCCGCAACCCCAACTACGTCGGCGGGGACATCGCCTGCGGTGCCGCCTCGGGCCTCCAGCTCCTGCTGCGTCCCAAGCTCTCCTTCACCCCGTACACGACGGCCCACCCGGCCGTCTTCCTCTGCTCCTCCGCCACCCCGCCGGGCCCCGGCGTGCACGGCATGTCCGGGCACAACGCCGCCAAGGCGGTCTGGCGGCATCTGCGAAAGGGCTCCTGA
- a CDS encoding aromatic amino acid transaminase, whose protein sequence is MLELLPTPPTDPLWDLTYEFGSDERPERLNLVLGVYRDQTGTTPVMTAVREAEIRLAERSDSKEYRGLSGNAAFNRSLLELVLGPAGPTDRAAAVQTVAGSGALRLLADLICRTRPGATVWISDPAYVNHRPILEAAGLRVRTYGWRDAEGGFDTAGVLRELQEAERDDVVLLQGCCHNPTGVDPLLDDWEALAESAARRGWVPFVDLAYHGLGDGLEADLLPTRMLAARVPEMLIAVSCSKNFGLYSDRVGCAIVLGASGRAVRHAETALQNAARTLYSMPPEHGAAVVTTILEDDGLRAAWRAELEVMRGRIMDNRADLVAHLSALGCADQARSLARQKGMFSMLPLSAEQMLRLRRQYAVYGTTSGRINIAGIPAHRIPCLARGIAGVLGTAEMPGRIPVLPRQQQSGPAAAVQA, encoded by the coding sequence ATGCTTGAGCTCCTCCCCACGCCGCCCACCGACCCGCTGTGGGACCTGACCTACGAGTTCGGCAGTGACGAGCGGCCCGAACGCCTCAACCTCGTCCTCGGCGTCTACCGGGACCAGACGGGCACCACACCCGTGATGACCGCCGTGCGCGAGGCCGAGATCCGGCTGGCGGAGCGCTCCGACTCCAAGGAGTACCGCGGGCTCTCCGGCAACGCGGCCTTCAACCGCTCCCTGCTGGAGCTGGTCCTGGGCCCGGCCGGACCGACCGACCGGGCCGCGGCCGTCCAGACCGTCGCGGGCTCCGGCGCGCTGCGGCTGCTGGCCGACCTGATCTGCCGGACCCGCCCGGGCGCCACGGTGTGGATCAGCGATCCGGCCTACGTCAACCACCGGCCCATCCTGGAGGCCGCCGGGCTGCGCGTGCGTACCTACGGCTGGCGCGACGCCGAGGGCGGCTTCGACACGGCCGGCGTGCTGCGGGAACTGCAGGAAGCGGAACGGGACGACGTGGTCCTGCTCCAGGGCTGCTGCCACAACCCCACGGGCGTGGACCCGCTGCTGGACGACTGGGAGGCGCTCGCCGAGTCGGCCGCCCGCAGGGGCTGGGTGCCCTTCGTCGACCTCGCCTACCACGGGCTCGGCGACGGCCTGGAGGCCGACCTGCTGCCCACGCGGATGCTGGCGGCGCGGGTGCCGGAAATGCTGATTGCGGTCAGCTGCTCGAAGAACTTCGGCCTCTACAGCGACCGCGTCGGCTGCGCCATCGTGCTCGGCGCCTCGGGCCGGGCCGTCCGGCACGCCGAGACCGCCCTGCAGAACGCCGCGCGGACGCTGTACTCGATGCCGCCCGAGCACGGCGCCGCCGTGGTGACCACGATCCTGGAGGACGACGGGCTGCGGGCCGCCTGGCGCGCGGAGCTGGAGGTCATGCGCGGCCGCATCATGGACAACCGGGCCGATCTGGTCGCCCACCTGAGCGCGCTCGGCTGCGCGGACCAGGCGCGCTCGCTCGCCCGGCAGAAGGGCATGTTCTCGATGCTGCCGCTGTCCGCGGAGCAGATGCTCCGGCTGCGCAGGCAGTACGCCGTCTACGGCACGACCTCGGGGCGCATCAACATCGCGGGCATCCCGGCGCACCGGATCCCCTGCCTCGCCCGGGGCATCGCCGGCGTCCTCGGCACGGCCGAAATGCCCGGCAGGATCCCGGTGCTCCCGCGGCAGCAGCAGTCCGGACCGGCCGCCGCCGTTCAGGCGTAA
- a CDS encoding Lrp/AsnC family transcriptional regulator — translation MDAVDLQIIRELQADGRLSNQDLADRVRLSPSPCLRRVRRLEEAGLIRGYTAMVDQVAFGLPVTVFVRIRLERHTAEAVRLFEEHVAVIEHIQDCYLMAGSSDYLLRVVIEDLEAYESLVRHRIHAIPGIASIESSFAFGSVKQSRTYPRPAPGASGRAPR, via the coding sequence ATGGACGCAGTGGATCTGCAGATCATCAGGGAATTGCAGGCCGACGGACGCCTGTCCAACCAGGACCTCGCCGACCGCGTCCGGCTGTCCCCGTCGCCCTGCCTGCGCCGGGTGCGGCGGCTGGAGGAGGCGGGCCTGATCCGCGGCTACACGGCCATGGTCGACCAGGTCGCGTTCGGGCTCCCGGTCACCGTCTTCGTCCGGATCCGCCTGGAACGCCACACGGCGGAGGCGGTGCGGCTGTTCGAGGAGCACGTCGCGGTCATCGAGCACATCCAGGACTGCTACCTGATGGCGGGCAGCAGCGACTACCTGCTCCGGGTCGTCATCGAGGACCTGGAGGCCTACGAATCCCTGGTGCGCCACCGGATCCACGCCATCCCCGGGATCGCCTCGATCGAATCGAGCTTCGCGTTCGGCAGCGTCAAGCAGTCCCGGACCTACCCGCGGCCCGCCCCGGGCGCCTCCGGGCGCGCGCCGCGCTGA
- a CDS encoding DMT family transporter, translating to MVATNTTRATLPPDAAGPRAGHPGRRGLSPQAEGMLALLVTVSIWAAFALSARALSGSSLLPADAALLRFGVPLVVLFPALWRRRRAIAAVRPGPAVKIVCGAGVPFFLAAMHGGALTSAAFVGSIVPGMVPLFVSAIMIRRGHGVPRGTQAAGLALIAAGVAALVWRYVVPVDTDVLAGAGTLLVASGLWALYTVGLREVDLDPIGSIGLLCLPSFAVIGVLVLTGVLPTGIAHAAGSDIALFLVVQGLGVGLCAGLLYAFAIRRLGAERSAVVGSLSPVAVVLLAVPLLGETPTLAVLVGVPLITAGVVLANRRPRPKVPADA from the coding sequence TTGGTCGCGACGAACACCACCCGGGCGACCCTGCCTCCCGATGCGGCGGGCCCGCGGGCCGGACACCCCGGCCGGCGCGGGCTCTCCCCACAGGCCGAGGGCATGCTGGCCCTGCTGGTCACGGTGTCGATCTGGGCGGCCTTCGCGCTCAGCGCCCGGGCCCTGAGCGGTTCCTCCCTGCTGCCCGCCGACGCGGCCCTGCTGCGGTTCGGCGTCCCCCTCGTCGTCCTGTTCCCCGCCCTGTGGCGGCGCCGGCGCGCCATCGCCGCGGTACGGCCGGGCCCCGCGGTGAAGATCGTCTGCGGTGCCGGGGTGCCGTTCTTCCTGGCCGCGATGCACGGCGGCGCGCTGACGTCCGCCGCCTTCGTCGGCTCCATCGTCCCCGGCATGGTCCCGCTGTTCGTCTCCGCGATCATGATCCGCCGGGGCCACGGTGTCCCCCGGGGCACACAGGCCGCCGGCCTCGCCCTGATCGCGGCCGGCGTGGCCGCCCTCGTCTGGCGCTACGTCGTCCCCGTCGACACCGACGTCCTCGCCGGCGCCGGCACGCTCCTGGTGGCCAGCGGCCTCTGGGCCCTCTACACCGTGGGGCTGCGCGAGGTCGACCTCGACCCGATCGGGTCGATCGGACTGCTGTGCCTGCCCTCCTTCGCCGTCATCGGGGTCCTGGTGCTGACCGGGGTGCTCCCCACCGGCATCGCGCACGCGGCGGGCAGCGACATCGCACTGTTCCTCGTCGTGCAGGGGCTGGGGGTCGGCCTGTGCGCGGGCCTGCTGTACGCCTTCGCCATCCGCCGCCTCGGCGCCGAGCGCAGCGCCGTCGTCGGCAGCCTCAGCCCCGTCGCCGTCGTCCTGCTCGCCGTCCCGCTGCTCGGCGAGACACCGACCCTCGCCGTACTCGTCGGCGTACCCCTGATCACCGCCGGCGTCGTCCTCGCCAACCGCCGCCCACGACCCAAGGTTCCCGCAGATGCTTGA
- a CDS encoding O-acetyl-ADP-ribose deacetylase: MVRITLVRGDITAEKADAIVNAANSSLLGGGGVDGAIHRRGGPEILAACEDLRRSHYGKGLATGRAVATTAGRLAAGHVIHTVGPVWSREEDRSALLASCYRESLRIADELGARTVAFPAISTGIYGWPMDDGARIAVETVRHARTEVQEVRFMLFDAAAYEAFETAVAAAS, translated from the coding sequence ATGGTCCGTATCACCCTGGTCCGCGGCGACATCACCGCGGAGAAGGCCGACGCGATCGTCAACGCGGCGAACTCCTCGCTGCTCGGTGGCGGCGGGGTCGACGGCGCCATCCACCGGCGCGGCGGCCCGGAGATCCTCGCGGCCTGCGAGGACCTGCGGCGCTCGCACTACGGCAAGGGGCTGGCGACGGGCCGGGCCGTCGCCACCACGGCCGGGCGGCTCGCCGCCGGGCACGTCATCCACACGGTGGGCCCGGTCTGGTCGCGCGAGGAGGACCGGTCGGCGCTGCTGGCCTCCTGCTACCGCGAGTCACTGCGGATCGCCGACGAGCTGGGGGCCCGTACGGTCGCGTTCCCGGCCATCTCCACCGGCATCTACGGCTGGCCGATGGACGACGGGGCGCGGATCGCGGTGGAGACGGTGCGCCACGCCCGCACCGAGGTGCAGGAGGTGCGGTTCATGCTCTTCGACGCGGCCGCCTACGAGGCCTTCGAGACGGCGGTGGCGGCCGCCTCCTGA